In Drosophila yakuba strain Tai18E2 chromosome 2R, Prin_Dyak_Tai18E2_2.1, whole genome shotgun sequence, a single genomic region encodes these proteins:
- the LOC6529351 gene encoding 5-hydroxyisourate hydrolase, whose protein sequence is MEARKFSTHILDTSVGKAAANVRVTVSRLDEIQEWRSLRAAQTDADGRCLLLEPGRFPSGIYKLTFHVGSYYAERNVKTLYPAIDLIVDCSENQNYHIPLLLNPFGYSTYRGT, encoded by the exons ATGGAAGCTCGAAAATTTTCTACTCACATATTG GATACATCAGTGGGAAAGGCGGCAGCCAATGTGAGAGTAACAGTTTCCAGGCTAGACGAGATTCAGGAGTGGAGATCTCTTCGGGCGGCCCAAACTGATGCGGATGGTCGCTGTCTACTTTTAGAACCCGGTCGATTTCCCAGCGGGATTTACAAGTTGACCTTTCACGTGGGCTCCTATTACGCAGAACGCAATGTGAAGACCCTGTATCCAGCGATCGACTTGATTGTCGATTGCAGTGAGAACCAGAACTATCACATTCCTTTGTTGCTCAATCCCTTCGGATATTCCACTTATCGTGGCACATAA